The Amblyomma americanum isolate KBUSLIRL-KWMA chromosome 3, ASM5285725v1, whole genome shotgun sequence genome window below encodes:
- the LOC144123937 gene encoding uncharacterized protein LOC144123937, with protein MNAITVGICVFGVFVATASAETSAEQDKSLKVVSDLRSQIVADEAVLVGHILRNVAYELRQNAELESETEEYFIRNFWNKTKEAVKKACRKIKKAAKKVMPHIQNAAKDIVKSVANAVIPIVKEKAEKKATELVTKFFAKHLDVYALQDSGSHTDVVRSLCTLLDEEGKRLIEHGEKLNAHQFVFSID; from the exons CTTCAGCAGAAACTTCCGCAGAGCAAGACAAGTCGTTGAAGGTGGTGTCTGATCTCCGATCCCAAATCGTCGCCGATGAAGCCGTACTGGTGGGACACATTCTGCGCAACGTTGCCTACGAGCTTCGACAAAACGCGGAACTGGAAAGCGAG ACGGAGGAGTATTTCATCCGCAATTTCTGGAATAAGACCAAGGAAGCAGTGAAGAAGGCTTGCCGAAAAATCAAGAAGGCTGCGAAGAAAGTTATGCCCCACATCCAGAACGCTGCCAAGGATATCGTCAAGTCCGTCGCTAACGCAGTGATCCCAATTGTAAAGGAGAAGGCAGAGAAAAAAGCCACTGAACTCGTGACCAAGTTCTTCGCAAAGCATTTGGACGTCTACGCTCTGCAAGACTCGGGCAGCCATACTGATGTTGTACGCAGTCTGTGCACGCTCTTGGACGAAGAGGGCAAACGGCTTATTGAGCACGGCGAGAAACTGAACGCCCACCAATTTGTTTTCTCTATTGATTAG
- the LOC144123183 gene encoding uncharacterized protein LOC144123183, whose protein sequence is MNAITVAICILGVFVATASAETSAEQDKSLKVVSDLRSQIVADEAVLVGHILRNVAYELRQNAELESETEEYFIRNFWNKTKEAVKKACRKIKKAAKKVMPHIQNAAKDIVKSVANAVIPIVNEKAEKKATELVTKFFAKHLDVYALQDSGSHTDVVRSLCTLLDEEGKRLIEHGEKLNAHQFVFSID, encoded by the exons ATGAATGCCATTACGGTCGCCATTTGTATCCTTGGTGTTTTTGTCGCCACGG CTTCAGCAGAAACTTCCGCAGAGCAAGACAAGTCGTTGAAGGTGGTGTCTGATCTCCGATCCCAAATCGTCGCCGATGAAGCCGTACTGGTGGGACACATTCTGCGCAACGTTGCCTACGAGCTTCGACAAAACGCGGAACTGGAAAGCGAG ACGGAGGAGTATTTCATCCGCAATTTCTGGAATAAGACCAAGGAAGCAGTGAAGAAGGCTTGCCGAAAAATCAAGAAGGCTGCGAAGAAAGTTATGCCCCACATCCAGAACGCTGCCAAGGATATCGTCAAGTCCGTCGCTAACGCAGTGATCCCAATTGTAAATGAGAAGGCAGAGAAAAAAGCCACTGAACTCGTGACCAAGTTCTTCGCAAAGCATTTGGACGTCTACGCTCTGCAAGACTCGGGCAGCCATACTGATGTTGTACGCAGTCTGTGCACGCTCTTGGACGAAGAGGGCAAACGGCTTATTGAGCACGGCGAGAAACTGAACGCCCACCAATTTGTTTTCTCTATTGATTAG